Part of the Strix uralensis isolate ZFMK-TIS-50842 chromosome 32, bStrUra1, whole genome shotgun sequence genome is shown below.
GCCGCCCCGGTGTTACCTGAAAAATTAAGCTCAGCCTTTGGGAAGCCCGAGCGCGGCCCAGGTGCCCCCCGGCGCGGCCCAGGTGCCCCCCAGCACAGTCCGGGTGCCCCCCCCGGCACTGCCCGGCCCCCTCCTCCCTCGGGGACAAAACCCGGGCGTTGGGCTGGTTTCGCCCCAAAACCGACTCCCCCGTCCTCACGCCCCAGGAGCAGGTGGGCGCccgccctgccccacaccccgaGGCACCGGGCAGAGCTGGGGCCGTTTGGGTGCTTCACCCCCGAccccgaggggctggggggtgcccagggtggggggcggcggggcaggaccggtccctccccccccccccctttccctggGGGTGCCGGGCTTGGCAGTTGGGCGACCCCCAACCCCAGCtaggaggggggaaggggggggatgGTGCATTCTGGGGGTTCAGGGACCCCGTGCGAggctgggtgggtgctgagcGCCCCCCATtctccccccgcgccccccattctcccccccgcccccccccccccccccgcagtggaGCGCCGGCGCCGGGACAAGATCAACAACTGGATCGTGCAGCTCTCCAAGATCATCCCCGACTGCTCCATGGAGAACACCAAGTCGGGGCAGGTAGGGACCCCCCCGCCATCtccggggggggctgcggggcgagGGAAGGGCTCGGTGGGGTTCCGGtggccccccctcacccccacatcgtgtcccccccccagagcAAGGGCGGGATCCTCTCCAAAGCCTGCGACTACATCCAGGAGCTGCGGCAGAGCAACCACCGCCTCTCCGAGGAGCTGCAGGGCCTCGACCAGCTCCAGATGGACAACGAGGTCTTGCGGCAGCAggtgaggggccgggggggccccggggggtgcgggggggggctCTGCTCGCCCTCACCccgtttttttggtttttttttttccctgctcccgCCCCAGGTGGAAGATCTGAAGAACAAGAACCTGATCCTGCGGGCGCAGCTCCGCCAGCACGGCGTGGAGATCGTCATCAAGAACGACACCCACTGACGGGGACGGCGGGGACGGGGACCGGCGGGGGGGCCTGCGCCCCCTCCCCTTGCGCctacccccccctccccccccccccccagcagcgaGCACCTCCCCGGCGTGACATGAGGACCCTCCCGTTTGGTTtgtgtccccccccggccccctctcacgtgtgtgtgtcccccccctcagcccccgcTGCCTGCACACGCTCTCGGCCAGGCGggcgccggccccgctgcccccccccccccctccccaagcactGCCTCGGTCTCCCGGCCCCCCCGCCTgcgccccccctgcccccctccccggggcaccctccccctccccgggggggctACGGCACCTCTCGCCCCTCCCTGCCGGCCCCGGGACGCCCCTGGGAGTGTGGGGGATCCCGGGGTGCTGtggcccccccacacccccccctccccagtttcTGCCCGCTGCGGCTGGCCCGGCCCGGTGGggccagacttttttttaaaactctctgaatttaaaaagcgaaaataaataaaaatagtgatTTGTTTTTCCAGGTCCTACGgtttattcctcttctctctcctcccaaTTCTGTAGCAGCTCTGGGGGGctcccagggaccccaaatcTGCCCTGAGCCCCCCTGGACCCCTCCTCAGCCCCCTCGTGTCCccccctgtccctctgcagcaccctggggaCTTGTGGGGGCTCCCAGGGACCCCCGCTCCCTCCagagccaccccccccccgggactCTGTGTCACTGCTGGGGTGTCATCACGCTGTGACGGCGTGATGTGACATGGCTGTGCCAGCAcgggagcactgggagggcactggaAGGTCCTGGGGGCTACTGGGAGGGCAGTGGGAGGTCCTGGGGTTAGGGGGAATGTGCTGGAAGATACTGAGAGCACTGGGGGGTCCTGGGAGGGCACTAGGAGGtcctgggggttactgggagggcAGTAGAGGGGACTGGAAGCACGGGGAGGGCGGTAGAAGGTACTGGAAgcactggggggtactgggagggcactgggagccCTCCGGCGCCCGAGGAGGCCGCAGGCCCCGTCGCTATGGCAACGCCCGGGTCCCCGCCTCAGGGCCGCCACGAGGCACGCAAGACGCGCCCATTGGCCAGAAGTTAAAGCGCTCTCCCTGATTGGCCGGTAGCCTCGCCCTTTCCACACCTGtcgcccgccccgccccttcgCTCTCAGCCAATCAAACCGGCGCTGCGGGGCCGAGCCAGCCAGTCACTGGAGCGGGGCGCGCCCCCTCTCTGAGGAGACAGGCGGCTCGGCCAATGGAacgggggaaggggaggggctCCCCGGCACCTGGCGGAGGGGCGTAGCCGGATtggcccggccccggggagggggcggtcTCGGTGGGCGGGGCCCAcctgggcggggcggggccgcacctggggcgggcgggggcgcagtgcggcggcggcggcggccatggcgggagcggcgcggccgggcggccccgggccccggcggcggctgctgctgctgctcggtgCGGCGGCCGGTGAGTgcccggggggggcggctggACGGCCACGAGGTGCCCGAACCATTGTTCGGGGCGCCGCCGGTACCGGGCGGCGGATCCCCGGGGGTGGCAGCGGATCGCGCGGAGGGGGCCGGTACCGGGTGGCTCGGGGGGTCCCCCGGGGCGGTGCCGGGACCGGGGGGTCCCGGTGTTGCCGCCCAGGGCGGGGCTGGTGGCtgggggggcgcggcggcggggagggggggggttgccCGGGAGGGTCAAGCGGGCTCCCCCGGTGCCAGCGCCGTGTCACCGTCCCCGCTCACCGAGCCCGGTTTgtaccggggaggggggagatcACGGGCGGGTCCCGGTGCCGCCACACACCGCGATAACGGGCTATTTATAACGCGGCGGCGTCCGCCCGCCTCCCGCGGGACCTCCCGCCCCGGGGGAGCCCCGTTAGTGCCCGACACCGCGGTCCCGGAGCCGCCACCACCCCGTTATTTACGGTTTACGGTTGGTTTGGGGGGCGCCACCCGGGTCACCTcgcccggggagggggcgccgGTCCCGGGACCCGCGGTACGGTCCCGGTGACgcccgggagcgggggggggggggcaggaaccGGGGGCGAGGGCTGAGCCGGTGCCGCTGACCCCGTCCCGGCAGCTCCGCTCCCGCCGAGCCCGTCGCCGCCACCTCAGCGACGCCCGGTAATTGGgggcggggggctcggcggggggtGCGGATCCGGCCACACTTCCTGGGGCCGGAAACCCGCCGAGGCAAAACATCCCGGACAACGGGCGGCGGCTTTTCCTCGTGCCGGGGGCGCCCCGGTGGCCCTCGCCCCACGGCAGGCGTCGagccgtgtccccccgccccgcgtgACCGCGCAGCCGGTGTCGGGGGTTGTGGCCGCGGCCCTTCCTGTCCCCTCGTTGTGCGGGAACAATCCCGGGGCCGTCGGGATTcacccggccccggcagcgcccgggaCACCCGCGGGGGCgacccgcccgccccggccgcgggaCGGCACCTCCCAGCGGTTTCTGCCCCAAATCCACCCAAACgccccccaaatcctcctcccCGCGCCGTGCTGGGTTCAAGACGGGCAGCACCGGGCCACCGCGCCAGGCCCGGCGCCAGCACAGAGACACCGGGCGCCCCGTTTCCTGCCCGTTTCACCCCAAATCGCTGTGGGCGCCGCCACCCTCCGCCCTGGTTTCGCTTGGCAGCGGCTCGGGGTGCAAAGGTGCAGGTGGGTTGGGGACGAGGCCGTGGCGGTTCCCGGCAGCGCCAccggccccagccccaggagcccgggcggccgcgggggagACACCGAGGACGAGGGACCCGCGCGAGGGGCAGGAGACACGTGTGTGCGGGCTGTGACAAGGCGTGTGCGCACGTGTGCGGGGCCgcgggggtgtctgtgtgtgcgtgtgtgtgtgtgtgtgtgtgtgtgtgcacagagggCAGGGAGTTGCGAAACGCCCCGGCCAGTTTCCTGCGAAACCAGGCAGAAACCGGGCAGGGCGGGAGGCGACGTGACGTGACGGCGGCAGCGCCCGGAGCAGGCAGGACGGGATTTTCCAGCTCCCAAGGCCGCGACAACACGCGTCACCCCTGCGCTGGGGACCGTCACCGCCGCCTCGGGGCTCCCGGTGACCTCCCTGACCCGGCCGCGGCCTCTCCAGCTCCCCGCACCCCGGGGGCCCCCCCGGGTCTCTCAGCGCCTCCTTCCCCCCGCAGTGTCGCTGGTGGGAGCCCAGGTCACCTCCGAGACCAGAGAAGTGCCCGAACACCAGCGTGAGTgcccggcaccccccgccccgggagaAGGGGGTGGGGGACACGGCCGAGCCGGGGTCGCCGAGGGCGCGGGGGGGTTCCCAGTGCGGGTCCCCCCCGCCCGCAGCGTCTCTCTCCCCCCGCAGCCGCCGACATCCCCTGCGCGGCCTTTCGCTCCGGCTGGAGCAGCCCCCGCATCGAGTGGAAGTTCCAGAAGGGCTCCTCGCTCGTCCTCTTCTACTACGGGGGGGAGCTGACGGGTACGTCCGCGGTGACCCCCCCCgctctgtccgtccgtccgtccgggCCCGCTCCCAGCCCCGTCTCCCCTCCCGGCAGAGCCCTACAAGAACCGGGTCCAGTTCTCGCCCACCACCATCCGCTTCAGCACGGTGACGCGGGCGGACACGGGGAAGTACATCTGCGAGGTGGTGGGGGACGGCAGCCAGATCGCCAAGTCCGAGGTCAACCTCATCGTCCAAGGTGcggccgccccccagccccgtccccaggcgtcccccccgtccccgcggGGAGGACGCCGACGCCGCGCTCTCCCGCAGTGCCGCCCTCCAAGCCGCTGGCCCACGTGCCGGCCTCGGCCACCATCGGCAGCAGGGCCGTGCTGCGCTGCGCCGAGACGGACGGCTCGCCGCCCCCCACCTTCCGCTGGTACCGCGACGGCGCGCTGATGCCGGCCGACCCCAAGACCAGCCCCACCTTCCGCAACTCCTCCTACACCCTGGACCCCGCCACCGGGGAGCTGGTGAGCGCGGGGGGCTCCGAGCGCGGGGACGCCCCCGGCCTTCCCCCGCCCCGCTCTCACCTCTCCTCCGCTCCCCCCCCAGATCTTCGAGCCCCTGAGCGGCTTCGACACTGGCGACTACTCCTGCGAGGCCAACAACAACGTGGGGTCCCCCCAGAAATCCGACGTTGTCCGCATGGAAGCCAGTAAGGAGCCACCGGCGCCGCGCGTCCCCGACCCCGGCGCGGGGCCTTTCGGGGCTCTGCCTGCGCCATCACCCGCGTTCGAAGACGTTAATTAGCTGTGATGTTAATGACCCCCCGCACGGTCTCCTGACACAACCCCCGGTGTGatgtggggaaggggaaaagccGCCCCCGGGGACGAGCGGCCCAATCCCGACATCAGTGTCAGAGACGGATTTGGGGGCCCCCGCCGGCCTCTTCCCTCGCCGGGATGTTGTGGCGGGACCCCGGGGGTGCTGGGATCCAGCCCCCTCCCAGGATCcggccccatccccatcccagatctaatccccgtccccatcccggGATCCAGCCCCGTCCCCATCCCAGCCCCGTCCCCATCTCGGGAtccgtccccgtccccatcctgGATCCATCCCAGacccgtccccgtccccatcccggACCCGTCCCGTCCCTCCTTTCCAGGCGAAGTCAACGTGGGCGGCATCGTGGCGGCGGTCGTGGTGCTGCTGATGGTTCTGGCGCTCGTGGCCTTCGGCGTCTGGTTCGCCTACAGCCGCGGCTTCTTCCGCAGTGAGTGTGGCCCCCGCGCCGCGACTcgccccccccggtgccccccccccgcccctccctaAACCCCCCGTTTCTTgtatttcagagagaaaagagTAAGTGAAGCCGTAACGCTGCTGCCTCCCTCCcggctgcctcctcttcctctgccgGCGGGGACGGGTGGTCCcgtcctcccccagcccctgcgcGTGGGCTGGGGAGGTGCCTGGGGGGGTGtcaccggggcggggggacacgggggggccaGTGACGTCCCCTAAGGTTGTTGCTTCCCGCAGCGCCGCCGGCAAGAAGGTGATTTACAGCCAACCCTCGCACCGCAGCGACGTGAGTACGGGCGGGCGGCGACGGTGccgcgtgtccccccccggggTGCCCAAAGGGGGTGAACAGGGACCCCCCTGCTCCCCCGGGTGCCACCCCCGTGCCCAGTGTCCTTTGTCCACATCCCACACCAGCTCCTCGGGGACGGTGACCTCCTCCCTGGGGACAGCGGCAAAGCCACCCGGGCGCTCCCCACCCACGGCCCCGTCCccgttgcccccccccccccataacaTCCCCATTGTCCCCCCGTAACGTCCCCGTTGTCCCCGCAGGGAGAGTTCAAGCAGACGTCCTCCTTCCTGGTGTGAAGCTCCTCCCGCGCCACCAGCTCGTGTAAATGTTTCCGAATTACTGTAGCTATGCCGTGAttttaactattattttttttaagtaccacCTGGTGCCTTTGGAGTCGCCTCAGgtgtttttttgagggggggggcgggggtgtccccTGTCCCTCACCTCGTCCCCTCCCCGCGCAGGGACTGCTGCCCTTTGGGGACGTCACCGCGTCCCCGGGGGACACGAGTCCTTGTCCTCGGAGGGGACGGGGCTGTGGTGGGGGCTGGTGtaaccccacctcccccccggCTGTCCTGGGGGACGGGAGCGCATCGCCCCCAGTGCCAGCCCCGGCCGCCCACTGGTCCCAGTTGCCCCCCTGGACTGGGGCGGGGCTGGGCTGAGCCCGTGTGCTGGAAATAAATAAACCTGTGTCCTTGTACCTGGCGcctgctgcttttttggggggggggggggggtgtgacccATTTCTGGGGGCCGAGGGGGGACCCTGGGGACGGTGGTGACACGCgggggccccccccaccccggtgcagGCGGCAGAGCCCTTCCCCACCATCAACGTAACCTTTATTTAGTAACCGCTTTGCCTTTTCTGGCCCCAAACCCAGGACGAGACCCCGGGGTgccccggcggcagcggggctTCGGCGAGCCAGTCTTGCCGGGGGGGGGGAACCTTCCCTCCCCCGATA
Proteins encoded:
- the F11R gene encoding junctional adhesion molecule A, coding for MAGAARPGGPGPRRRLLLLLGAAAVSLVGAQVTSETREVPEHQPADIPCAAFRSGWSSPRIEWKFQKGSSLVLFYYGGELTEPYKNRVQFSPTTIRFSTVTRADTGKYICEVVGDGSQIAKSEVNLIVQVPPSKPLAHVPASATIGSRAVLRCAETDGSPPPTFRWYRDGALMPADPKTSPTFRNSSYTLDPATGELIFEPLSGFDTGDYSCEANNNVGSPQKSDVVRMEASEVNVGGIVAAVVVLLMVLALVAFGVWFAYSRGFFRKRKE